Below is a genomic region from Argiope bruennichi chromosome 11, qqArgBrue1.1, whole genome shotgun sequence.
atcaatatattctaGGGCCATGAAGAAAGCATAGGCCTCAGCTTGGAATACTGTTGCATGATCCTCTAGTCGATGGGAATCGACACGGATTAGTTTACCGTAAAAGTAACAGGCAGTTGCTGATCCCACTCGGTTACCAATTTTGGAACCTTCGTTAAAATTTCGTCTTCATCGCCTGAAGGTAGAGATTACCGGAAAGGAAATGTAACCCACTCACAAGGGTGTTGGTCGAAAGGGTTTTGAGTTGGTTCGTTCGTGGGTCAAAGACAGTGTCATTAAATTTAAGTGGAAGCTTTTGAACTTTGAGGAGAAAGTTAGCGTAAAGTTCCTTGGCTCTTAAGTGCAGAGGCTAGAGGCCTGCGAGAACTTGAAGGGCATGTGTACTGGTTGTACGATATGTTTTAAGATTTTAACAAGGGGTCtcctttgaataaattcaaaggttctttcaatttgtttgaatttcagcCGGTGACCCCAAGCCCCATAGCCGAAAAGGACATTTTGTAATGCCTCTGTGATATCAGTCTTTTTGACCATATTCTCCAAAATTATTGCCTGTTGCGAGAAAGCAGTCCAGTCTGCCCGCAGGAATAGGAAACGCGGGGGACAAGAAGTCACGCCGCCTCTATCAACATAGGAGACCATTAAAGGGAAGTGATCACTACCAAAGAGATCATTCCCAACTGTAAAACTGAGCAACGGAAAGAGATCAGGAGAGCAAATAGCCAGATCCAGACTGTGAAATGTACATGTGGGTTCATGGAAATAGGTTTTCTCATCATGATTAAGCAGACAGAGAGAGTTATCAGagataaactgttcaatctgccgcccacgagaatttgtactttccgaaccccacaaaatactatgagcattaaaatcgCCAAGAAGCAAGAACGGCTTGGGTAGTTGGTCCACTAAACTATTAAGTTCGTGTTGGTTAATGACAGCATGTGGTGGCAAATATATACTACAAACTGTGACAAGGGTCCGTATATGTACTTGAATAGCCACAGCTTGTAAGgaagtttgtaaatttaaatgagaGCTAGGGTAGAGGTTAGAAGCCAAGATGCAAACACCACCAGAAGGATTATTTTCAGTGTTAGCATCTTTCCGAGCACAGTTATAACCACGGATTTTCACAGCAATGTCATGTTTCAGGAATGTTTCCTGAAAAGCAAAACAAGCAGGATGGAGCTGATTAAGAATATGCTTTATGTCAACAACTTTGGGCCGAAGACCACGACAGTTCCAAGAAATGAAAGTTCCCATTAAGAAACAGTAGAATTAAGTTTATTACGGCAAGTGTTATGAAGAGTTggcgaaacatcgcaactcatttgcaATTCATCCTCCTCGTCAGACGGATGGAGGGAAATGGAATCGGGACTTTTAGGTGAGCCAAagatggacgttaagtccttatggacattaCCTTTCGTCGCAAGTCCCAAAGCGACAGAACTTTgtgttgcagatttttttaacttcgttCTTAGTTCTTTTGGTGAGAGTCCCCGTTTTGACAGCTTTAGCTTTAGTGCTCTTTGAGAATTGGAGTTTGATTTCGATTTCGATCGGACTGGTTTGCTAGTTTCTGGTGCACTGGATGgtgaattttcaatttcagaatcgGAAGAGTTTTTGACAGTTGTAGTTTGGGAGTTATATTTCACACAGTTTGTGCATTTACAGTTTGCACAAAAGGGTGTTTTTACTACGGAAGCATAACTCACACCAGGTTTGGGTGTTTGAGCCACTACTTTTTGTCTTGCTTCAGAATAAGAAatggattctttaaattttattgcagttaTTTGCTTTTCAAGTTTCCAGCGTTCGCAGACTCGAGAAAATGATGCATGACAACCTgcacagttcacgcacttttcggGGGCGTTACAATTTTCGCTATCATGGTCTTTTCCCGCACAGCGGGCGCATGTTAGCGTCCCGCGGCAATTAACCTTCGAGTGGCCGAAACGCTGGCATTTAAAGCATCTCAAAGGATTTGGGATGTACTGCCGAACAGGTAGTTTAATATATCCAGCATATATGAATTCTGGAATTGTTGGTCTATGGAATGTAAGGATGTAAtgctttgtgggaaggagttgttCATCCCGCCTAATACTAATTTGGCGTACATGGGTCACTCCTTGGGGTTTCAGTTCCGCAGTGATCTCCTCAAGGGGAACATTGAACAGTTCGCCACATGTGATTACACCtttggaaaaatttaaagatgtatgAGAGATAGCGGTTACAGGGATTGTAGCTAaagctttaattttcaatatttgctgTGCTTGCTTTTTACTGGAGACTTCTATCATCAAGTCACCGGAACGCATTTTACGTATGGCAGAGACATCACCAATTGTTGCAGTGATTGCCTTCTGCACTAGAAAAGGCGATACAGAATTAAAAGTTTCGTTTTTTTCAGTGATTCGTTTTACTATAAAATAGCGGTCAAATTGTGGAAGGTTAGTAATGATATTAGGTAGTTTGCGATGCCCACTGAAAGGAGATTTCTTAGGAGGAGCCATACGATATTACGgaagattcgggcccgacggcaccgcccaccacggagcccaacaagggaaggcagccaccggctctggccattcccagcctcggcacttaccttagtgctaatcggttacctatacgctcggagttacccccggggacagtgaccacccttaacgccaagcccaaggagtaaccccttcgcttgatccctagcagactagccactcaggtgactagctaccagccgattgatgcacaggggaccacagtgcaccacccgtctttctagtgggttgccacgcacggccaacacgtggggttttcgctgtccatgagaagcaagaagcaaacagagcgtcgacagcttctcatggagagctccctcgcttgccgtcgagcgaaggaaaaacacagcagaaagcagaaggcgcaGGGGAGGGGAAAcgtaaagggagtatagatccctgggtacctcgggattgggacacccgtactcacctatagtaggtgagcccctgaggggagaCTCCCCCAAGAGGATTTCTCGAAGAGATTAAGTTAATCGGGAACGTGGAGCCATCCGTCTCCCCTTCTATGAGCAAGGGAGCACAACAGGTACCGAGCTAGAGGTGCCACTCCGAAAGTCTCCATCTGTCTTACCGCCATCCCCGTTCTGCCGAAGGGCCTGGGTCACCCCAGTGATTCCCAACAGTGGCGTGACATGGCTGCCATTGAAGAGCAGGTAAGACAGATTTCCTCTTCCTCGGTTTTTACGATTAGCCCAGTCACCACACAACGTGCAAAAGAGTATCCGTGGTGcggaattttatcttttttttgtatttttattattttaaagtgtttttgtatttttggtgCGGCACTTAAACAGGACTGTTGTCTAGAGGTGTTAATACGCACAAAGAGAAAGAACTAAGAAAAAACTAAATAAGGAAAATAAcgttatttacaaattttaaagtaagttAGGAGATATTTAACGCATAAAAGGATCTTAAATGCTAGTAAAAAGGATCTAAATAACTAGTAATAGGTAGTGTTGTTAAAGTTAACTATGGGCTTTAAGCtgattattaaacaatttattgttGCCTGCAGAGGCCTGAAAATTCAAAAGTTAAGACATGTTGAGAGGATCTTAAAGAAACTTATTATTAACTACTAAGTATCTAGCTGCACTTAGGTGTAGGGGTAACCTATAGTATCTGATAATTGAGACTCTAAGGCCACTTGCACAGAAACCTCCTCCCAGGCTCCTCACTACAGAGAAGACTGCTTAGACTGGTTAATCAGAAACAGCACAGAGATTGGTCCGCGAGGGATCCGTTCTCCAACTATCAAAAGCACACACAGCCTAGATTGAGGTCTTCTCCCAGCCCAGAACTGAGAGAGGGAAGCGGGGGAACCAGAGGTTGGATGTTCAGCTGCTTCCAATCGCAAACGGTGTTGTAAGTTCAAGCTTACGCCTACTCCGGAATGGCTCATCGGAGAAATGCCAACAAGGGCGCCCGGTCGTCAGCAAGAACAGCACCGCCGCTATGGTTTTCGCAACCAATCCCCTCGCAACTGGTATCCAGTCGAAATTTAGTTTGGAGTAAGAAGAGTCTGCTATGCCAAAACAAGTCGGCGGAGTGTCCTCCTCCGTAACGTCTCGCGCCACCAGAAGGCATTTCCACTTTGGGTGAGGAGAGCCTATTTGAGACGGAATCACTCACCCTACTCTCCTTTCGGAGAGGCGAGACAGTAAATAGGGACATTTATGTACGGAGTTACCACCCCAACACCGTgcgcgaagcacatcgttggtgtGAGTGGTGGAACCCGAGCAATTATCTACATAAAGCTACCACAGAGGTCTTCACCAAGGGACACACCCAACCCACCCGTTTGGCAGAGCAAACAGCGGCGGCCTGTTAGAGCCTAGGAATGTGGTCGTTTATCCACGCAATGATTTGGTGGATAATATGTAAGTTGTGAGGATCTTTAAGAAGATGATCTTTATCctgaacatttttgattttttgtctTAGTAGATGAGTGTGTATGCACTCATAAATATAGTGGTCTGGTGTTCCAACTTTGCCACAGTCACAGAGTGGATCGTTGGTGATTCCAAATTTATTGAAGTAATAGGGGAATCTCCCATGACCCGAGAGGAATTGTATCAGGAAGGGATGAAAGGATTTCATTTTAGTAGAgacatttggaaaatatttgcgCGTCTGAGGACCTTTTGAGCTTCTTGCCCATTCATTTTGCCATTCAGCAAGAATGCAACGCCGAATGTCAGCCCTCAAGTTGCCATGAGACCTGGGGACATGTGTGTCGATGGAATCTTTTTCAGTACCATGTTTAGCTTGTTTATCAGCCTCTTCGTTTTCTTGCACTCCAATGTGTGCTTTGACCCAATGGAGGGAGAGTCGTTGATGGGAATTGACTGCTTTTATTTTGTCTGCTATTTGCTTCAGCATCCTGCTTTTGCGTTTAGGCGAAGCAAGAGCTGTAAGTAGCGAGAGTGAGTCTGAAAAGATAGAGACTTTGCTCCAAGAATTAATTTGATCTATGTAATCGAGGGCTATGAAAAAGGCATAGGCCTCAGCTCGGAAAACCGTGGAATGGTCGTCAAGGCGATGGGAGTCAACATATATTAGTTTACCGAAGTAAAAGCAAGCAATGGCAGATCCCACCCGGTCGCCAATTTTAGATCCGTCAgtgaaaatttctattccatcacCAGATGGTTGATTTTTCTGGAAAGGGAAAGTAAACCATTCGCAAGGATGTTGGTCATATGGGTTGAAAGTAGGTTCATAAAGTTCGGGATCTAGGTATGTGTCGTCAAATTTTACTTGAGTTTTTTGCACCTTAATGAAGAAGTTTGCAAAAAGTTCTTTAGCTCTAAGGTGAAGAGGCAAAATGCCTGCAAGAACTTGTAGTGCATGTGTGCTGGTAGTCCGAAAGGCTTTGAGAATTTTAATAAGGGGCCTTCTctgtattatttcaaatgttcTAGCTATTTGCTTGAATTTTAGACGGTGCCCCCAAGCCCCGTACCCAAAAAGGACATAAGGTTCGAAGGCGCCTGTGTAGATGCGTCTGTGCAGATGGTGATGTCTGGAAAAGAATCTGTTGGCAACTGTATTTAACTTGTACATGAGCAGATCACTTTTCCGACGGACGTGCCTAAAGTGTTCTGTGAACGTAAGCTTGCTGTCCCATATGACCCCTAGATATCTGAAAGAAGAAACCACTTTAATGGTGAAATTTAGGAAAGAGATAGACGGTGGGTCATCTGAATTTAATCTGTTGCCGTATGTAATTGGCATGAGTAACATTTTGTCAAGACCAAAAGTTAGCTTGTGTGCTTTACCCCAGTGAGTGAGGGTGTGCAGTATGTTAGCCCTTTTTGTTTCAATGTCTTTCTTGCAAGAGCCCCCAATGACAACAACGAAGTCATCAGCATATGCTTGGATGAAGCATCCAGGTGGGAGCGGGAGATTTAATGCAGTGTCGACAATGATGTTCCAGAAAACTGGCCCGCTACAGGAACCCTGTGGGACACCTCTCTCTATTTAGAAGGACCATGTTTGACCTTGCATTTCAATGGTACCTATACGTTGTTTAAAGTAATCTTTGATAAGTTCAAAGAGGTTTTGTGAGCAGCCCGCCAAGGTCAGTTGATGTAAAATGCTTTCGCGCCAGACATTGTCAAATGCGCCGCTGACGTCAACAGAAAGGATGCAAGCCTTTCCTTTGTGCTGAAGAGCGTTCTGAATATTTCTCCAGAGTTGGAAGTGAGCAGTTTCGCATGAGCGACCCACTCTAAATCCATGTTGGTTTTGGTGTAGGAGATAAGTTATCCTTTGCGTGATAAGTTTGTCCAAAATTTTTCCGAAGATGGAGAGTAGACAAATGGGCCTATACGAATTAGCCAGACTGAGATTTTTGTCTGGTTTTGCGATTAAAATAACTTGAGCGGCTTTCCACGAAGTGGGAAAACAACCTAGTCTGAGACAGGAGTTAAATAGCTGTTCAATGACACCTGGATTTTGTTTGAACAGGATTTTAACAGTATCTAGAGGAAGTTGGTTAAGACCAGGTGCTTTTTTTGGCTTAAGAGTATGCAGAACGTACCGGATCTCCTGGCGCGTGAAAGCAGGGTCAGAGATAGGAGAATTATAAAGTATATTGTTAGCCCTGATTGCTGCTTGTGCATGTGTTTCGTCAGTTACGTTGTCTCTTGGAAAAAGGGCGTTAATAATGACCTGAACTGAATCTTGCAGAGAGGATGACAAAGACCCGAATTGGTCGGTCACGTTTTgtataattaattgcttttttaatttgcCTTTGGCAATTTTATAAGGGAGGTCGAAAGGGTTGAACTTGGTGACCTCTACGCAAAGTTTTTCTAAAGCTTGTCGACTTTTAGTGCCAATCATCCATTTATATTTTGCCTCTTCTTTCTTAAATGTGATTCTCCTTTTGGTTCTTTCATCTGGATGATGGCATCTCTGGAAACGAGCGCGCAGTGCTCTGGTGAGTTTCCTTTGGATCTCTAGTTCCGAGTCCCACCAGTGAACTGCATTGTGTTTTTGGTTGTTTGTTGGAGAAACGAAGCAAGTATTTTGCATAAGCGTGGTGATGTCAGCGATAAAATTGCCAACTTCAACAGATGTTTTAAGGTTTTTAACTGTCTCGAGATGAGAGTTGAAGCGGTTCTCGAGTGTTTTTTCAAGAAGCTTTAGTTTCCGTTTGCTGATCCGGGAACGTGTAGGTGGAGAGTGGTTTTGACCAGCAAGGGAAAAGAGAATATAAGAATTGTCGCTTAATGAGCTGCTTTCCAATTGCCACGCCTCTTTGCGGTCATAAAGAGATGACGTTGAGAGCGTGACATCAATCCAACTTCGACCATTGTTTGTTTCGAATGTGGGCCCTGCGTTAGAATCGTTCCAAACGTGGAGATTcctgtgaataaaaaaatcaatcattggAGCGCCAATGTCCCGCTTTCGTTTGCTGTCGTCCCTGTCTGGACCCCACAACTCTGATTGGATGTTACCATCCCCCACTAGGAACCATTGTTTTGGTTTGATAGAATCTATCAGATCGTTAAGATTCTGGAATAGGGTGTTCTTATTTGAGGAAGGCGGaaaatagaaagatattaaaGTGAATGTGTCCGGACCCTTGGAGACATCTACACAAACGAAAAACTTATTTATGTGTCTTGTTACCACTGCAATATTTGGGTTTCTGATAGAGATGAGTACACTGCCCTCAGGATGGTAAATAGTGCGCCATTTAGTTGGAAAGAAAGAGGAACCGGCATGCAAATATGGTTTCTGGACGCAATAGATGTCTGGGGTATTCTTATTGAAAAGCATTGGTAACTCTTTGGTTGCTTTGAACGAGCGACCAAGATTACCCTGAAATATTGACCAAACAAATTTGTTGAGAATTGGTGTATTAGGCATAGTTGGTATATGCACGGAGTTTTTCAATGTTCTTCTTGTAGAAGGGACAATTTAGAGAGGTGGCAGAGTGGTCTGTTTTGaaagttgttttttgttttttgttactTTCGCGACAGAACCGACACGTTTTGTTGTTTTTCTGGCAAGTTTTTGTTGCATGATTTTCGCAACACTTGCTGCAAGCTGTAGGTGCGTTGCAATTGTTTTTGGAGTGGCCAAATTTGAGGCAATTTTGACATCGGATCGGTTCAAGATGCTCTTTGAATTTTTTGGATCCGAATCCATAATGAAgtcttttgtcatttttaatgacCTTGTAGATGTTTGGGGAGAGACAGGACCCAGTGTGATCTTGCGCCCCTGCCTGGTTTCCTAAACAGTACTCTAATTTTACCTGCTGGTAAATTATTGTCTGTCCTTATTCTGGTAATGAATTCTTCCTCAACGTTTTTGTCCTGACCTGTGTTGTCTATGTAATAGATGATAATTTGGGGGTCACGCTTTCCGAAAGCGTGCCTCACAGACAGTTTTTAGGTAAGTATGCTCGTTAATCGCCTCCAAGA
It encodes:
- the LOC129956603 gene encoding uncharacterized protein LOC129956603, which gives rise to MAPPKKSPFSGHRKLPNIITNLPQFDRYFIVKRITEKNETFNSVSPFLVQKAITATIGDVSAIRKMRSGDLMIEVSSKKQAQQILKIKALATIPVTAISHTSLNFSKGVITCGELFNVPLEEITAELKPQGVTHVRQISIRRDEQLLPTKHYILTFHRPTIPEFIYAGYIKLPVRQYIPNPLRCFKCQRFGHSKVNCRGTLTCARCAGKDHDSENCNAPEKCVNCAGCHASFSRVCERWKLEKQITAIKFKESISYSEARQKVVAQTPKPGVSYASVVKTPFCANCKCTNCVKYNSQTTTVKNSSDSEIENSPSSAPETSKPVRSKSKSNSNSQRALKLKLSKRGLSPKELRTKLKKSATQSSVALGLATKGNVHKDLTSIFGSPKSPDSISLHPSDEEDELQMSCDVSPTLHNTCRNKLNSTVS